From the Quercus lobata isolate SW786 chromosome 6, ValleyOak3.0 Primary Assembly, whole genome shotgun sequence genome, one window contains:
- the LOC115994049 gene encoding AP2-like ethylene-responsive transcription factor AIL6 encodes MGPSTNWLSFSLSPMEMLRSSESQFMSYENSSTDSPHYLIDNFYTNGWANQNEVKEGEAQNLGDSSFLTSLIDPQIQNQQVIPKLEDFLGDSSSMVRYSDSQTETQDSSLTQIYDQGSAYFNEPQDLKTITGFQAFSTNSGSEVDDSASIARTQLACAEFGGQSIESAGTELGFSNCANVTGGALSLGVTQTHSSEQKPIVSVESEGTKKIADTFGQRTSIYRGVTRHRWTGRYEAHLWDNSCRREGQARKGRQVYLGGYDKEDKAARAYDLAALKYWGPTATTNFPVSNYTKELEEMKHVTKQEFIASLRRKSSGFSRGASIYRGVTRHHQQGRWQARIGRVAGNKDLYLGTFATEEEAAEAYDIAAIKFRGANAVTNFEMNRYDVEAIAKSSLPIGGAAKRLKLSLESEQKPVITHNQQPQASSGSNSSINFAAIQSLPAIPCGIPIDASTAAFYHHNLFQHFQSNNIVTTSNSPGSSSIATPMNIYHHPQAEYFLWPHQPY; translated from the exons ATGGGTCCTTCAACGAACTGGTTGTCTTTCTCACTGTCTCCGATGGAAATGCTGAGGTCCTCTGAGTCTCAGTTCATGAGCTACGAGAACTCCTCCACTGACTCTCCTCACTACTTGATCGATAACTTCTATACCAACG GCTGGGCAAACCAAAATGAAGTCAAAGAAGGTGAGGCACAAAACCTTGGCGATTCATCTTTTCTTACAAGTTTGATTGACCCACAAATCCAAAACCAACAAGTTATTCCAAAGCTTGAAGATTTTCTGGGTGACTCGTCGTCTATGGTTCGGTACTCGGATAGCCAAACCGAGACCCAGGACTCGTCCCTGACCCAAATCTATGACCAGGGTTCAGCGTACTTCAACGAGCCACAAGATCTCAAAACAATAACTGGGTTTCAGGCCTTTTCTACTAACTCAGGCTCAGAAGTGGATGACTCGGCCTCAATTGCTAGGACTCAGCTCGCATGTGCCGAGTTTGGGGGTCAATCGATTGAGTCAGCTGGGACTGAGCTGGGGTTCTCAAACTGTGCCAATGTTACAGGAGGAGCTTTGTCACTAGGGGTCACTCAGACTCACAGCTCTGAGCAAAAGCCCATTGTTTCGGTTGAGTCTGAGGGCACTAAAAAGATTGCCGATACTTTTGGTCAGCGAACTTCGATCTACAGAGGAGTCACAAG ACACAGGTGGACAGGTAGATATGAAGCGCATCTATGGGACAACAGCTGTAGAAGGGAGGGTCAGGCTAGAAAAGGGCGTCAAG TATACTTGG GTGGATATGACAAGGAAGATAAGGCAGCGAGAGCTTATGATTTGGCAGCCCTCAAATATTGGGGACCCACTGCAACCACCAACTTCCCT GTTTCAAATTACACCAAAGAATTGGAAGAGATGAAACATGTGACAAAGCAAGAATTCATTGCTTCTCTGAGAAG GAAGAGTAGCGGTTTTTCAAGGGGAGCCTCTATATACAGGGGTGTAACAAG GCATCATCAACAGGGGAGATGGCAAGCAAGGATAGGCCGAGTTGCTGGGAACAAAGATCTTTACCTTGGAACCTTTG CCACCGAAGAGGAAGCAGCCGAGGCCTATGATATTGCAGCCATAAAGTTCAGGGGTGCAAATGCTGTAACCAATTTTGAGATGAACAGGTATGATGTGGAAGCTATTGCCAAGAGTTCTCTGCCCATCGGAGGTGCGGCTAAGCGCTTGAAGCTCTCACTAGAATCAGAGCAGAAACCGGTAATAACCCACAATCAGCAACCCCAGGCTAGCAGCGGCAGCAACAGTAGCATCAATTTTGCTGCAATTCAGTCTCTTCCGGCCATACCTTGTGGAATTCCAATAGATGCTTCGACAGCAGCATTCTACCATCACAACCTCTTCCAGCATTTTCAATCCAATAACATCGTCACTACTTCAAACTCCCCAGGTTCTTCAAGCATTGCAACTCCAATGAATATATACCATCACCCACAAGCTGAGTATTTCTTATGGCCTCACCAGCCTTATTGA
- the LOC115950198 gene encoding uncharacterized protein LOC115950198, with product MDPVEHVSQFNQRMVIHSQNETLMCKLFPSSLGLVVMRWFNSLKTDSIDSYKQLTQAFGSRFIMNRRVTLPLSSLLSLSIREGETLKAYSDRYWKMYNEMDSNYDVVAISTFKSSLLTEHCLRKSLTGKLVTSVRQLMNRIDKYKKVEEDQLQGKGKEKIIPQKRNDFRSKRYNNNHPRRDLVGQSGSANMHTVNAVFREPVHQVLKIVKNEPFFKWPNKMTGDSTKRNQSLYCQYHQDHIHTIEDCRNLWNHLDQLV from the coding sequence ATggaccccgtggagcatgtgagccagtttaaTCAAAGAATGGTCATCCACTCTCAGAATGAAACTTTGATGTGCAAGCTTTTCCCGTCCAGCTTAGGACTCGtggtgatgagatggttcaatagCTTGAAAAcggattccatagattcctacaAGCAACTCACCCAAGCTTTTGGCTCTCGTTTCATTATGAATAGACGGGTTACTCTGCCTCTGAGctcattattatcattatccATACGTGAGGGAGAAACTTTAAAAGCATACTCGGACAGATACTGGAAAATGTACAATGAAATGGACAGCAACTATGACGTTGTCGCCATCAGCACTTTTAAAAGCAGCCTCCTCACCGAGCATTgtttgaggaaatccttgactgGTAAACTTGTCACCAGCGTTCGTCAACTTATGAACCGGattgacaaatacaaaaaagtgGAAGAGGACCAActacaagggaaaggaaaggagaagatcattcCTCAAAAGAGGAATGATTTTAGGTCGAAACGATACAACAATAACCATCCAAGAAGAGATTTGGTAGGGCAATCAGGATCAGCCAACATGCACACGGTTAACGCCGTATTCAGAGAACCGGTACACCAAGTTTTAAAGATAGTCAAGAATGAGCCATTCTTTAAGTGGCCGAATAAGATGACTGGAGACTCCACAAAGCGCAATCAGAGTTTATATTGTCAGTACCACCAAGACCACATACATACTATCGAGGATTGCAGGAACCTATGGAACCATTTGGATCAGTTGGTTTGA